GAAGATTCGGCAATCGTTACCAATTCTATTCAGTTCAGTATTTCATACGGAGATTCGGTTAATATTACCAAAAACATGCTGGAATGGGCATTTTACCCTAACCCTACAGAAAACGTCATCAATATAAAACTTCCTGAAAACCAGACCGGCGAAGAAATGCAGTATGAACTTGTGATGATTTCTGGAAAGCGGATACCTCTTCCTGCAAGCCTGGTGAGTGTTTCCGATAATCTGGCCAATATCGATCTCTCAGAAGCCGGTCTTTCTTCGGGTATTTACTTTGTCAGGATCAGCAACAGTGCCGGTGAGCTGCTGAAACAATTCAGGATCTTCAAAAAGTAACATTCCTTAAAGCACCACATAATTAGCATTATTTCGGAGGGCAGTATGCAGGCATAATATAATTATGATTTATATTTGGGCCTATTTAATGGTATGCTTGCATACTATTATTGCACATCGTTCTATAATTCTATAAATGATATGGCTGTTGCAGAAGAAAGAAAAATGTCGAGCCGGGGCTCCACCCGGGGCGGAGAATTTTTAATTAAGGAAACCCTGGCTTCCCAAATATTTGTTCCTGAGGAATTTAATGAAGAGCAGCAGATGATCGCAGCTACCTGCCGCGATTTTCTTGCCAAAGAAATCTGGCCGCGGCTTGACGAAATCGACCAGGCGAAAAGTCCCGAACTGATCGCGGGCCTCATGGACAAGGCGGGTGAACTGGGATTGCTGGGTACAGCTGTTCCGGAGGAGTATGGCGGTTTTGGGATGAATTTCAATACTTCCATGCTGGTAGCTGAGGCCACTGGCGCAGGTAACTCATTTTCCGTTGCGCTCTCCGCACACACAGGGATCGGTACGCTGCCGATTTTGTATTATGGCAATGAAGATCAAAAATCAAAGTATCTTCCTAAGCTGGCTTCGGGCGAATGGAAAGCGGCTTACTGCCTCACCGAACCAGATTCCGGGTCAGATGCAAATTCCGGCAAAACCAGGGCAAAGCTTTCAGATGATGGAAAACAATATATCGTGAATGGCCAGAAAATGTGGATTACGAATGGTGGCTTTGCCGATGTATTCATTGTTTTTGCCAAAATAGAAGAAAACGGGCAGGCCGATAAAAACCTGACCGCATTCATCATAGATAAGTCATCCGGTGGAATTACGATGAACGAGCCGGAGCACAAAATGGGCATCAAAGGATCTGACACACGCCAGATCTTCTTCAACGATTGTGAGGTACCCGTTGAAAATATGCTCTCAGAGAGAGGAAACGGGTTCAAGATCGCGGTAAACATCCTGAATATCGGTCGCATCAAACTCGCGGCTGCCGCACTGGGAGGCGCCAAGAAAGTAGCAGAACAGGCGATTAATTACGCAAATGAGCGCAAGCAATTTGGTACGGCAATAGCAAATTTCGGCGCTATCAAGCATAAAATTGCTGAAATGGCGGTCGGCATGTATGCGACGGAATCGGCTGCATACCGCGTTGGCCAGAATATCGATGACCTGATCACCGCTTTTCAGGCGAAAGGAATGTCAGATTCCGAGGCGAAATTGAAAGCACTGGAAGAACTTGCGATCGAATGCGCGATTATGAAAGTGCACGGGTCGGAAGTACTGGATTTTGTGGTAGACGAAGGTGTGCAGATTTACGGCGGAATGGGTTTTTCTGCCGATGCACCCATGGATAGGGCATACCGCGATAGTCGGATCAACCGCATTTTCGAGGGGACCAACGAGATCAACAGAATGCTCGTGGTCGATATGCTTTTGAAGCGGGCAATGAAAGGCCAACTCGACCTGATGGGCCCGGCAGCGGCGGTAGGAAAAGAAATAATGTCTATTCCTGATTTTGGCGCAGAAGAAGAGGATACCCTTTTCGCAAAGGAGAAAAAAGTAATCAGGAACCTCAAAAAGGCGGTATTAATGGTGGCCGGGGCTGCGGTGCAGAAGTTCATGATGAAGCTTTCCGAGGAGCAGGAGATCATTATGAGCCTGGCGGATATGGTGATCGAGATTTATGTAGCCGAGTCAGTTTTGCTGCGCGTTGAAAAAAGCATCGGGATGCTGGGCGCGGAACGGAATGCATTGCAGCAGGATATGGCACTGATTTATCTGAACCGCGCAGTAGAAAAAGTCAATTCAGCTGGCCGCGCGGCGATCACGAGTTTCGCGGAAAGCGACGAGCTGAGTGTCATGCTCATGGGCTTGAAGCGCTTTACGAAGATTGAACCCGTCAACCTGAAAAATGCCCGGCGCCGGGTCGCAGACGAACTGATAGCAAAGAATACTTATATATTTTGATCATTAAAGATTAGGGTAAAGGCATCGACTCAGGTAATTAAAAACCAGCAAATTAGAAGGCCGGATCTGAAAAGGTCAGGCCTTTTTGCTGCCTGAAATGGTTTTTTATTATTATTCAAAATACGCAACTTTGGGAAACCAATTTCCGCGTTTTTCTCGTTAGATCTTTGGTTTCGAATGAACACTTAAGCTAAATACGTTGGATTCTCTTCAAGCTGCTGAAAAGCCATTTTTCACAACTCTGCAGACGGTGGATCTGCGTGCGACAGGTCAATTTCCCGCATTACTGCTGGATTATCTTGATCAAAAACCTTCACTATCAGAGTTTTACAGCGCGTTTCCGACTCTTGAAAACGCGAACGAGGTTATAACAGCAAAACGTGCATTCGATACTGAAAAGAGAAAGACACTTGTAAATGTTCTCAACAGTCAATATGTCGGGCTTTCCGATCTGCCTGATTTCTCATTGTTGCTGGATAACAAAACCTTTACCGTTACAACCGGTCACCAGCTTAATATTTTCTCCGGCCCGCTCTATATCATCTATAAGATCGTTACGACGATCAAACTGGCCCGTGCCTTGAAAGGGGCTTATCCGGAATACAACTTTGTGCCGGTATATTGGATGGCTACGGAAGACCATGATTTCGAAGAAATTGCTTCGGTTCATTTATTTGGGCAAACACACAAATGGACGGGCGACCATAAAGGCGCAGTGGGCAGGCTGAATCCTAAGGAGCTGGAAAGCATATTGAAACAACTTCCCGGCAAGCCGGATCTTTTTGCCAGGGCGTATCTCGAAAGTGGCACGCTCGCCGACGCCGTTCGATGTTATATGCACGAGTTATTCGGGCAATACGGCCTCGTCACAATCGATGCGGATCATGCGGATTTAAAACGCTCCTTCCTTCCCGTCATTAAAGAAGAACTTTCCAATAACATTTCCGGCAAGCTGGTTAGTGAAACCACTTCCAGGCTTAATGCGCTGGGTTACCACACCCCGTTAAATGCACGGGAAATCAATTTGTTTTACCTTGACGAAAACCTTCGCGAGCGAATCGTGAAGGAAGATATCACCTATAAAGTACTGAATACTGGGCTATCGTTTTCAGAAACTGAAATTTTAAATCTGGCGGAAAATAAGCCTGAGCTTTTCAGTCCGAACGTGATACTGAGACCGCTTTATGAGGAAATGATCCTCCCTAATCTTGCGTATATAGGCGGACCGTCAGAAGTACCTTACTGGATGCAGCTGAAAGGTGTTTTTGATCATTTCGGGGTTCCTTTTCCGATGTTGATACCAAGAAATTTTGCACTTTACATCACCGGGCACCAGTGTAAAAAGGTTAAAAAGTTGAATATAAGCTACGAAGATCTGTTTTTGGATGAAGTAGCATTACGCAAGACTTTCATAGAAAGAAATACCCAGCACATTCTGGATCTCGACGATCAGAAGGAGGACTTCAATAAGATTTTTGAAACAATACTGGAAAAAGCAATCGCCGTGGACCAAACCATGTTTGGGGCGGTGAAGGCCGAGCAAACCAGGTTGCTGCATTCGCTTAAACAATTGGAGAAAAGGATTGTGCGGGCCGAGGAGCGCAATCATCAATCAGAAATAGAACAATTGCTGGCGCTTAAAAACAAACTGTTCCCGAACGGAATCGCCCAGGAACGGTATGACAATCTGCTGAGTTTTTATACGAGCGATCCCGAATTTATCTCAAAACTATTTCAGGCTTTTGATCCGCTTGATTTTAGTTACAACGTGATCTTGGAGGAATAACCAGTCGCTAGTCTTTCAGCCTCACATCTCCGTAACGCGAGTTTACAGTGATTTTTGTTCCCGAGCCAGCGCCTATCTTTCCCTGATATTGCCTGGGTTTGTAAGATTTGTTGTCCTTCGCGGGCTGCATCGAGAAATTGACATTATTGGTCGGATAGGTGAAATTTCCGTAAGAGACAGTCACATTAAACTGGTTAGCCTCCGCAGGAAGCACTATCGAAGAGTACGCTGCCTGAATATCAACATTTTGTGCCGAATTTGTCAGCTCATCGATTTTGAAGCTACCCGAGTAGTTCAGCTTGATCTTTCCAGTTCCTCTGATCGTTCCGATATTCGCGCCCGAATAGTCAATATTTGCATCAAGGTTGATCACATCGCCAATACGTAAATCGCCCGACTTGTTAATTAACAGTATTTTTTTTCCGTGATCGAGGCTGAGCTTTGAGTATTCAAATTCCAGTTTTCCTCCATCCATTGTCCCGATTTTCGCGCTGCCATACTTTACATCAATCACATTATCAGCGTTTTCCAGGAAATTGGCTACGAAGTTTCCATGTCTGGAATCAACGGTGAGCGGTGCGTGGAAAAAAGGAATTTCAGTATCACCAAATTCATTTCGGACAACGAGCGCATTCTCTTTCGGCATGTAAACCGTGTAATTGATCTGGACGAAATTCTTTTCGCCTTTGCGGTTGTTCCAGCCATTGTTGGCAAACTGGCCGCGATCGATGTGTGTGGTCAGTGCGATCTCATCTTTGATTCGCTTTTCTTCAATGTTAACGGCGCTCAGATACTGCGATGCCCTACTGTCTGAAGGTGCGTTGGCGGTAATTACAATCTCTACTTTGATTTCTCCCTTATCCCACAAATTGACTTTTACCTGACCAAATTGATTGTCTACAATGAGCAGATCGCTCTTTTTTACATCGAAAACTTTAATAATATTTCTCCGTTTTTCGATAAGTCCTCCCTGTTCCGGATCGTTGGGGCCTGCACTGAGGAAATGCGGCAGGATCAATGCTATATTAAATAACAGGAGCACTGTTATTATCTTTTTCGTTATCATTTTTGACTTTATTAATGCGTTGCAAAATGTCTAATTGTTGGTTGAGAAGGTCAACCTGCCATTGTAGGTTCTGGATCATCGCTTCCAGCAACGCTTCCTGGTTGGGCGCGTTGGACAGATTGGATCTGAGAGTTTTGTAGTTTACCTCAAGACTTTCCAGGTCGGCCGCAAAATCCTTGTACAATTCAGGATTATTCCGTGCGAGCTTGATGATCTCCTCCCGTTTCTGATCTATTGCAACATTGTATTGATTGAGCTCGCGGGCATAAGTCGGCACTTTTATTGCCACGCGCGGATCGCGGGTAATGCCGTATTCGTTATTCAAATACACCATAAAGCCGATTCCGAGCGCGAGGAAGACACCGGCGGCGATTCGCCAGTCGAAATACGGATTAGTCAGCCGCCTGATTTTTTTTTTGGATTTTTCCGGAACTATCGGAATCTCATTATGAAGTTGACTTTCGATTTGGCTCCATAAAGAATCCTGCGGTAAGAAAGTATCAAATCCATCCCTGTTATCTCTCACAAACCGCTCCAATCGATCCTTTTTATCTGAAGAATTTTTCATAGATTCATTAATGTGTCATGGGTAAATAATTTTTTCAAATCCGTTTATTTTTTTGGTTGAAAGTTTAATTGTCACTAGAAGTCATTAATTGTCACTTGTGGTAATTTATTGTCATTTCTTGTCGCGCTAGTTTACGGTTATATGTCCTATCACATAAGACAATCAGTGACTATCAATGACAACCAATGACCACACTGATCACCCTAACTACCTGACCAACATCTCCGTCAGCTTCCGTTTCGCTCGCATATATTGCGTTCGCGAGGTTGTTTCGCTAATTCCCAGTACTTCGCCTATTTCTTCGTGGTCATAACCTTCGAACAGATACAGGCTTAACACGACTCTGTAACCGTCGGGAAGTTTCTGGACCATGTTCCTTACCCTTTCTACTTCCAGCGTGGTCTGGCTCTCGTCGAGCCCGAAGGAATCCTCGTTTCTGTCGCTGTGTTCCAGTGTTTCCTGAAACTCGTCGATCTCCACCCATTTCACTTTCCGGCTGCGTAAATGGTTGATCGCCTTGTTCACCACGATCTGTTTCAGCCAGGCCCCGAACGTCGACTGCTGCCTGAACTGGTGCAGGTTTGTAAATGCATCTACAAAAGCCTCCTGCAAAGCATCTTCCGCCTCCCCCATATGGTTTAATATCCGCATGCAAATGTTGAACATGGCTTTGGAATAAGACTTGTATAACTCGTACTGCGCTTTTCGCTCACCGAGTTTACAACGTTCCACCAGTTCGACATGCCGGTCTGGGTATATTTGTGTTTTCAAGCAGAAGGTTTAATTTTTGAACGTTCTGTGGTAAAGACAGTAGCGCTCGATGCATGTTGCACGGCGCATTATAATTTTTTCAAAAAATTCAGATTTGAACAATGATAAACGCCCGATTGTTCTTATGCAGATGGAGTTCTGTTATCTTTGGCTGTTTGCTGCAATCTACCGAAATCATAAATGAAAACGTTTAATATCCCTGATTTTTACAGGAGCCGGATTATTACCCCGATTAAGGAGTTTCGCCGTAAAAATGATAAGCTGAAACGGGACTATTCGCCTACATTGCTAGATTTTGGCCCGGTACAATTTCTGATTGCCAGGCATTTTGGTTTTTGTTATGGGGTAGAAAACGCGATTGATATTG
This Dyadobacter sp. UC 10 DNA region includes the following protein-coding sequences:
- a CDS encoding RNA polymerase sigma factor; this encodes MKTQIYPDRHVELVERCKLGERKAQYELYKSYSKAMFNICMRILNHMGEAEDALQEAFVDAFTNLHQFRQQSTFGAWLKQIVVNKAINHLRSRKVKWVEIDEFQETLEHSDRNEDSFGLDESQTTLEVERVRNMVQKLPDGYRVVLSLYLFEGYDHEEIGEVLGISETTSRTQYMRAKRKLTEMLVR
- a CDS encoding acyl-CoA dehydrogenase family protein — protein: MAVAEERKMSSRGSTRGGEFLIKETLASQIFVPEEFNEEQQMIAATCRDFLAKEIWPRLDEIDQAKSPELIAGLMDKAGELGLLGTAVPEEYGGFGMNFNTSMLVAEATGAGNSFSVALSAHTGIGTLPILYYGNEDQKSKYLPKLASGEWKAAYCLTEPDSGSDANSGKTRAKLSDDGKQYIVNGQKMWITNGGFADVFIVFAKIEENGQADKNLTAFIIDKSSGGITMNEPEHKMGIKGSDTRQIFFNDCEVPVENMLSERGNGFKIAVNILNIGRIKLAAAALGGAKKVAEQAINYANERKQFGTAIANFGAIKHKIAEMAVGMYATESAAYRVGQNIDDLITAFQAKGMSDSEAKLKALEELAIECAIMKVHGSEVLDFVVDEGVQIYGGMGFSADAPMDRAYRDSRINRIFEGTNEINRMLVVDMLLKRAMKGQLDLMGPAAAVGKEIMSIPDFGAEEEDTLFAKEKKVIRNLKKAVLMVAGAAVQKFMMKLSEEQEIIMSLADMVIEIYVAESVLLRVEKSIGMLGAERNALQQDMALIYLNRAVEKVNSAGRAAITSFAESDELSVMLMGLKRFTKIEPVNLKNARRRVADELIAKNTYIF
- the bshC gene encoding bacillithiol biosynthesis cysteine-adding enzyme BshC, whose translation is MDSLQAAEKPFFTTLQTVDLRATGQFPALLLDYLDQKPSLSEFYSAFPTLENANEVITAKRAFDTEKRKTLVNVLNSQYVGLSDLPDFSLLLDNKTFTVTTGHQLNIFSGPLYIIYKIVTTIKLARALKGAYPEYNFVPVYWMATEDHDFEEIASVHLFGQTHKWTGDHKGAVGRLNPKELESILKQLPGKPDLFARAYLESGTLADAVRCYMHELFGQYGLVTIDADHADLKRSFLPVIKEELSNNISGKLVSETTSRLNALGYHTPLNAREINLFYLDENLRERIVKEDITYKVLNTGLSFSETEILNLAENKPELFSPNVILRPLYEEMILPNLAYIGGPSEVPYWMQLKGVFDHFGVPFPMLIPRNFALYITGHQCKKVKKLNISYEDLFLDEVALRKTFIERNTQHILDLDDQKEDFNKIFETILEKAIAVDQTMFGAVKAEQTRLLHSLKQLEKRIVRAEERNHQSEIEQLLALKNKLFPNGIAQERYDNLLSFYTSDPEFISKLFQAFDPLDFSYNVILEE